One Xyrauchen texanus isolate HMW12.3.18 chromosome 44, RBS_HiC_50CHRs, whole genome shotgun sequence DNA segment encodes these proteins:
- the LOC127636265 gene encoding reticulon-4 receptor-like 1, whose protein sequence is MFKRGCGLEFLLVLCGLELTQACPHHCICYDSPSTVSCQAHNFQVVPEGIPAQSERVFLQNNKIQRLLQGHFSPTTAMLWLYSNNISYIQPSTFMGFSRLEELDLGDNRHLHSLASDTFEGLTRLHALHLYHCGLISLPAGLFEGLHNLQYLYLQNNQLEFLEDDMFIDLLNLSHLFLHGNRLWSLHQNTFRGLGALDRLLLHQNRLQWVHKQAFHDLRRLTTLYLFNNSLPELPAESLTHLPALEYLRLNDNPWECDCKAVPLWDWLRRFRGSTSALECVAPPELAGKDLKQLTKEELPSCTGSESLHQSKSSNQGDVGVSLKKEHHHRSHNHHHPHLPHQDQYYPTSPSPLPRPPKSGRNRNCTRHRSRKGKGQNEVYNLKELANKESDEKHDPSKPRRKNKCIPQTSVGPPSGVQRANSRAVSLLAPYYIIPVCLLVSLTALIFR, encoded by the exons GCTGTGGTCTGGAGTTTCTCCTGGTGCTGTGTGGTTTAGAGTTAACCCAGGCGTGTCCCCATCACTGCATTTGCTACGATTCTCCCAGCACGGTGAGCTGCCAGGCTCACAACTTCCAGGTGGTTCCGGAGGGAATCCCTGCCCAGAGCGAACGCGTCTTTCTTCAGAACAACAAGATCCAGCGACTGCTCCAGGGTCATTTCAGCCCGACCACTGCCATGCTTTGGCTGTACTCCAACAACATCTCATACATCCAGCCCTCCACGTTCATGGGCTTCTCCCGCCTGGAAGAGCTTGATCTGGGAGACAACCGCCATCTCCATTCATTGGCCTCTGACACTTTTGAGGGCCTGACTCGACTCCATGCCCTACATCTATACCACTGTGGCCTAATCAGTCTTCCCGCTGggttatttgaggggctgcacaacCTGCAGTACCTCTATTTACAG AACAACCAGCTGGAGTTTCTCGAGGATGATATGTTCATTGATCTACTCAATCTCAGCCACCTATTTCTGCATGGAAATCGCCTGTGGAGCCTTCACCAGAACACTTTCCGTGGCCTTGGGGCACTAGATCGCTTGCTTCTCCATCAAAATCGACTCCAGTGGGTCCATAAACAGGCTTTCCACGACCTGCGCCGCCTGACAACCCTCTACCTGTTCAACAACTCTTTGCCTGAGCTACCAGCCGAGAGCTTGACTCATCTACCTGCACTAGAGTACCTGCGTCTCAACGACAACCCTTGGGAGTGCGACTGTAAAGCCGTGCCACTCTGGGATTGGCTACGGCGCTTCCGTGGCTCAACCTCTGCATTAGAATGCGTGGCTCCACCAGAACTGGCAGGAAAGGATCTAAAGCAGTTGACGAAAGAAGAGCTACCTTCTTGTACGGGCTCAGAGTCCCTCCATCAGAGCAAATCCAGCAACCAAGGGGACGTAGGGGTATCACTTAAAAAAGAACATCATCACCGATCAcacaatcatcatcatcctcatctgcCACATCAAGATCAATACTATCCCACCTCTCCATCGCCTCTTCCTCGACCGCCCAAATCTGGCCGTAACAGAAACTGCACAAGGCATCGTAGCCGCAAGGGTAAGGGTCAGAACGAGGTGTATAACCTTAAGGAGTTAGCCAATAAGGAGTCTGATGAAAAACATGACCCTTCAAAGCCAAGAAGAAAGAACAAATGCATCCCACAGACTTCAGTGGGGCCCCCTAGTGGTGTGCAAAGGGCAAACAGCAGGGCAGTGTCCCTCTTGGCACCTTATTACATAATTCCTGTTTGCTTATTGGTGTCTCTCACTGCCCTTATTTTCCGCTGA